One segment of Segatella copri DNA contains the following:
- the traJ gene encoding conjugative transposon protein TraJ, protein MDFENLHQILRSLYDEMMPLCSDMTDIAKGLAGLGALFYVALRVWQSLSRAEPIDVFPLLRPFAIGLAIMFFPTIVLGTLNSVMSPIVQGTHSMLETQTFDMNEYRAQKDKLEYEAMKRNPETAYLVSNEEFDKQLDELGWSPGDVVTMAGMYVERGMYSMKKSIRDFFRELLELLFQAAALVIDVLRTFFLIVLSILGPLCFAISVWDGFQSTLTQWFCRYIQIYLWLPVSDLFSTILAKIQVLMLQNDIEALQNDPNFSIEASNGVYIVFLIIGIIGYFTIPTVAGWIIQAGGGIGNYNRNVNTAGSLGGSIAGATAGNVAGRAGRLIKSGFKKI, encoded by the coding sequence ATGGATTTCGAGAATCTTCACCAGATACTGCGCTCCCTGTATGACGAGATGATGCCGCTGTGTTCCGACATGACGGACATCGCCAAGGGACTTGCAGGACTTGGGGCGCTGTTCTATGTCGCCCTGAGGGTTTGGCAGTCACTGTCAAGGGCAGAGCCGATAGATGTATTTCCGCTGCTCCGTCCGTTTGCCATCGGACTTGCCATCATGTTCTTCCCGACCATCGTGCTCGGTACGCTCAACAGCGTGATGAGTCCCATCGTGCAAGGTACACATTCCATGTTGGAGACACAGACCTTCGACATGAATGAATACCGGGCGCAGAAAGACAAACTGGAGTATGAGGCGATGAAACGCAATCCGGAAACTGCATACCTTGTAAGCAACGAGGAGTTTGACAAGCAGCTTGACGAACTCGGCTGGTCACCAGGCGACGTGGTGACAATGGCAGGAATGTATGTGGAGCGTGGCATGTACAGCATGAAAAAGAGCATCCGTGATTTCTTCCGTGAACTGCTGGAGCTGCTGTTCCAAGCCGCTGCACTGGTCATAGACGTGCTGAGGACATTCTTCCTCATTGTCCTGTCCATCCTCGGACCGCTTTGTTTCGCCATATCGGTATGGGACGGATTCCAGTCCACGCTGACGCAATGGTTCTGCAGGTACATACAGATTTATCTCTGGCTACCCGTTTCGGACTTGTTCAGTACCATCCTTGCCAAGATACAGGTGCTGATGCTGCAAAACGACATCGAGGCATTGCAGAACGATCCGAACTTTTCCATTGAGGCAAGCAACGGTGTTTACATCGTTTTCCTCATCATCGGAATCATCGGTTACTTCACCATACCGACCGTGGCGGGATGGATCATACAGGCAGGTGGCGGCATCGGCAACTACAACCGGAACGTGAACACGGCAGGCTCACTGGGCGGAAGCATTGCAGGAGCAACGGCTGGAAATGTGGCAGGACGTGCCGGAAGGCTCATCAAGAGCGGATTTAAGAAAATATAG
- the traK gene encoding conjugative transposon protein TraK gives MEFKSLKNIETSFRQIRLFCIVLVIGCAVVAICSVVFAFRFAEKQREKIYVLDGGKSLMLALSQDLSQNRPAEAREHVRRFHELFFTLSPEKSAIEHNVKRALLLADKSAYNYYQDFAEKGFYNRLIAGNINQSLQVDSVVCNFDNYPYQAKTYARQVILRESNVTERSLVTVCRLVNATRSDDNPNGFTIEGFTIVENRDISTVER, from the coding sequence ATGGAATTCAAGTCATTGAAGAATATCGAGACCTCGTTCAGGCAGATACGCCTGTTCTGCATCGTCCTCGTCATCGGTTGCGCTGTTGTCGCAATATGTTCGGTGGTGTTCGCATTCAGATTTGCGGAGAAGCAACGCGAGAAGATATACGTCCTTGATGGAGGCAAGTCGCTGATGCTCGCCCTCTCGCAAGACCTCTCACAGAACAGACCTGCCGAGGCAAGGGAACACGTGAGACGCTTTCATGAGCTGTTCTTTACGCTATCTCCCGAAAAGAGCGCCATCGAGCACAACGTGAAACGAGCCTTGCTGCTGGCAGACAAGAGCGCATACAACTATTACCAGGACTTTGCGGAGAAAGGTTTTTACAACAGACTCATCGCGGGAAACATCAACCAGTCGCTGCAAGTTGACAGCGTGGTCTGTAACTTTGATAACTACCCTTATCAAGCCAAGACCTACGCACGGCAGGTGATACTCCGAGAGAGCAATGTGACGGAGAGAAGTCTTGTCACCGTATGCAGGTTGGTGAACGCCACACGCTCCGACGACAACCCGAATGGTTTTACCATTGAAGGTTTCACCATTGTGGAGAACAGGGACATCAGTACAGTAGAACGATAA
- a CDS encoding TraL conjugative transposon family protein — protein sequence MENPIKTIQEKVNGMKGRLRDRLDSLPPRVRLKVVLVMFGLFALCSLYMIGSAIINFGNGKTSNIEVEHIESVKLPTDKGQQVTNQNELTHGEGEE from the coding sequence ATGGAAAATCCGATAAAGACAATCCAAGAAAAGGTGAATGGTATGAAGGGAAGACTGCGTGACAGGCTGGATTCCCTTCCGCCAAGGGTGAGACTGAAAGTCGTGCTCGTCATGTTCGGCTTGTTTGCCCTCTGTAGCCTTTACATGATAGGTTCAGCCATCATCAACTTTGGAAACGGCAAGACCTCAAATATAGAGGTTGAGCATATTGAGAGTGTAAAGTTGCCCACCGACAAGGGGCAGCAAGTGACCAACCAAAATGAATTGACACATGGAGAAGGAGAAGAATGA
- the traM gene encoding conjugative transposon protein TraM produces MEKEKNDKVEPDKAPKEKKPLTEEQRIKRNKMIAIPCMCLVCALVLWLIFKPSASEGEKGSKGFNMEMPDAEKTDVEADKRKAYSKEDLANKQKEKSRAMNTLGEYMPGIDSTASGQGKDFDLMQSGQQPTKEERKEADAIRSSAEAYQTLNTTLGGFYEQPQQGGSSEDAELRKRLDELEASMMQQENKRSNMDEQVALMEKSYQLAAKYMPGGNANAASPSSAETATEENKEAVTKGKKAKVSSVRQVQRRVVSSLTRPMSNEEFVASYSEKASARFNTAIGRGGVSDKNTISACIHGNQTITDGQAVRLRLLEAMRVGNREIPRNSVIVGVARLQGERLSIALKSIEHNGMIIPIELAVYDNDGQEGIFIPKSMEVDAANEVGANMGSSLNSSINISSNAGAQLASDLGKGVIQGVSQYISKKMRTVKIHLKAGYRVMLYQEED; encoded by the coding sequence ATGGAGAAGGAGAAGAATGACAAGGTGGAGCCGGATAAGGCTCCAAAGGAAAAGAAGCCTTTGACAGAGGAACAGCGTATCAAGCGCAACAAGATGATAGCCATACCGTGCATGTGTCTCGTCTGCGCATTGGTGTTATGGCTCATCTTCAAGCCGTCGGCATCAGAGGGTGAGAAAGGCAGCAAGGGATTCAACATGGAAATGCCTGATGCGGAGAAGACTGATGTGGAGGCGGACAAGCGTAAGGCATACTCCAAGGAGGATCTTGCCAACAAGCAAAAGGAAAAAAGCAGAGCAATGAACACTCTTGGTGAGTACATGCCAGGCATTGATTCGACAGCATCCGGTCAAGGCAAGGATTTTGACCTGATGCAGTCTGGGCAGCAGCCAACAAAGGAAGAAAGGAAAGAGGCGGATGCCATCCGCTCGTCTGCCGAGGCATACCAAACCTTGAACACGACCTTGGGCGGTTTCTATGAACAGCCACAGCAAGGGGGAAGCAGCGAAGATGCTGAGTTGAGGAAACGTCTTGACGAGCTGGAGGCAAGCATGATGCAGCAGGAAAACAAGCGTTCCAATATGGACGAGCAAGTCGCCCTTATGGAGAAGTCCTATCAACTTGCGGCAAAGTACATGCCTGGTGGAAATGCCAATGCGGCAAGTCCTTCATCGGCTGAAACAGCAACAGAGGAAAACAAGGAAGCTGTCACCAAGGGCAAGAAAGCCAAGGTTTCCTCTGTAAGGCAAGTGCAAAGGCGTGTGGTCTCGTCTTTGACCCGCCCCATGAGTAACGAGGAGTTTGTCGCCTCTTACTCGGAAAAGGCTTCGGCAAGGTTCAATACCGCCATCGGAAGAGGTGGTGTTTCCGACAAAAACACGATTTCTGCCTGCATCCACGGCAACCAGACCATAACGGACGGACAGGCAGTAAGGTTGAGACTGCTGGAAGCCATGCGTGTCGGCAATAGAGAGATACCACGAAATTCTGTCATTGTCGGAGTGGCACGATTGCAAGGCGAAAGGCTTTCCATAGCCTTGAAGTCCATTGAGCACAACGGCATGATTATCCCGATTGAGCTTGCCGTCTATGACAATGACGGTCAGGAGGGCATCTTCATTCCGAAGTCGATGGAGGTTGACGCAGCCAATGAAGTCGGTGCCAACATGGGAAGCTCGCTGAACAGCAGCATCAACATTTCCTCCAATGCCGGGGCACAGCTTGCCTCCGACTTGGGAAAAGGTGTCATACAAGGCGTGTCGCAGTATATCTCCAAGAAGATGCGTACCGTCAAGATACACCTGAAGGCTGGCTACAGGGTCATGCTCTACCAAGAGGAAGATTAG
- the traN gene encoding conjugative transposon protein TraN, with translation MKKTTIMFALMLGVACTASAQKTGKKKAQKSVKTEQVSNVSSDQEEKLTLTKEVYPQKEENSNLYHGLTKKLTFDRMIPPHGLEVTYDKTVHILFPASVKYVDLGSEDLIAGKADGAENVIRVKAAVKNFKKETNMSVITENGSFYTFNVKYAKEPLMLNIEMADFIHDGEAVNRPNNAQEIYLKELGKESPMLVHLIMKSIHKENKRKVKHIGSKRFGIQYLLKGIYVHSDLLYFHTEIKNQSNVPFDVDYVTFKVVDKKVAKRTAIQEQVLLPVRAYNYVVRVAGKKTEQTVFCLPKFTIPDDKELVVEMNEKEGGRHQSFVVENSDLVRALTINELSVK, from the coding sequence ATGAAAAAGACAACAATCATGTTCGCCCTTATGCTGGGCGTAGCCTGCACTGCATCAGCGCAGAAGACAGGCAAGAAAAAAGCGCAGAAGTCTGTAAAGACTGAGCAAGTAAGCAATGTTTCTTCCGACCAGGAAGAGAAGCTGACCTTGACCAAGGAGGTGTATCCGCAGAAGGAAGAGAACAGCAACCTCTATCACGGCTTGACCAAGAAGTTGACCTTCGACCGCATGATTCCACCTCATGGTTTGGAAGTGACTTATGACAAGACGGTTCATATTCTCTTTCCTGCCTCTGTCAAGTACGTTGACTTGGGTTCAGAGGATTTGATAGCTGGCAAGGCGGACGGTGCGGAGAATGTTATCCGTGTAAAAGCAGCCGTGAAGAACTTCAAGAAAGAGACCAATATGAGCGTCATCACGGAGAATGGCTCATTCTACACATTCAATGTGAAGTATGCCAAGGAACCGCTCATGCTCAATATCGAGATGGCTGACTTCATCCATGACGGTGAGGCGGTGAACCGTCCGAACAATGCACAGGAGATTTATCTCAAGGAGTTGGGCAAGGAAAGTCCCATGCTGGTACACCTCATCATGAAGTCCATCCATAAGGAGAACAAGCGCAAGGTGAAGCACATCGGCAGCAAGCGTTTCGGAATCCAGTACCTTTTGAAGGGCATCTATGTACACAGCGACTTGCTGTATTTCCACACAGAAATCAAGAACCAGAGCAACGTGCCGTTTGACGTGGACTATGTCACGTTCAAGGTGGTGGACAAGAAGGTGGCGAAGCGAACCGCCATTCAGGAGCAGGTGCTTCTTCCTGTCCGTGCCTACAACTATGTGGTGCGTGTGGCTGGCAAGAAAACGGAGCAGACGGTGTTCTGCTTGCCGAAATTTACCATTCCCGACGACAAGGAGCTTGTCGTGGAGATGAACGAGAAGGAAGGCGGTCGCCATCAGTCGTTTGTCGTGGAGAACAGCGACTTGGTGCGAGCTTTGACAATCAACGAACTTAGCGTGAAGTAA
- a CDS encoding conjugal transfer protein TraO, with amino-acid sequence MKRRNIAIMAMLALTAGQAFAQRCLPQMKGIEVKVGMADGVYNGKKSCKAGYYAGLGLSSYTKGGDKWTYGAEYLQVHQPYRNTSVPIAQMTGEFGYSYNFLSDNSKTVLFYIGGTALAGYESVNWGKRTMSDGATLQNKGAFIYGGAVALETEIYLSDAIALTASVKERLVWGNSTGHFHTQFGIGMKFIIN; translated from the coding sequence ATGAAAAGAAGAAACATTGCAATCATGGCGATGCTTGCCCTCACCGCAGGGCAGGCATTCGCCCAACGATGCCTTCCTCAGATGAAAGGCATCGAGGTGAAGGTCGGCATGGCTGACGGAGTATATAACGGCAAGAAGTCCTGCAAGGCTGGCTATTATGCAGGTCTCGGACTTTCGAGCTATACCAAAGGTGGTGACAAGTGGACGTATGGGGCGGAATATCTGCAAGTACATCAGCCTTACCGTAACACTTCCGTTCCAATAGCACAAATGACGGGCGAGTTCGGTTATTCCTACAACTTCCTTTCCGACAACAGTAAGACGGTGCTGTTCTATATCGGAGGTACGGCACTGGCTGGCTATGAGTCCGTAAACTGGGGCAAGAGAACCATGTCGGACGGAGCGACCTTGCAGAACAAGGGAGCGTTTATCTATGGTGGTGCCGTGGCATTGGAAACGGAAATATACCTGTCGGATGCTATAGCTTTGACCGCTTCCGTTAAGGAAAGGCTTGTTTGGGGCAACAGCACGGGACATTTCCACACGCAGTTTGGCATCGGCATGAAGTTCATCATCAACTAA
- a CDS encoding toprim domain-containing protein, with amino-acid sequence MDINEIKQVPIVDFLYILGIEPVKHKASGLWYHAPYRNDRNPSLRVSTDKNVWYDYGIARGGDIFNLAGEFINSNEFVAQAKFISETLGGSFPTSFQHYQRTEEKAVKAKGNPFSDIVEKALSHPALRQYLRERGISADVASRFCCQVEYRYNGKQFFAVGFKNNSDGYEIRNRFFKGCVSPKDVTLIGRNSNVCHLYEGFMDFLSAVMLGIGRGEDHIILNSVANMQKVHHLLDGYAQVYCHLDNDEAGENACVELQKRYGDKFIDHSHLYTGYKDLNEYLMSHKTRK; translated from the coding sequence ATGGATATCAATGAAATCAAACAAGTGCCTATCGTGGACTTTCTCTATATTCTCGGCATTGAGCCTGTCAAGCACAAGGCTTCGGGACTTTGGTATCATGCGCCATACCGCAACGACCGCAATCCTTCGCTTCGGGTATCAACGGACAAGAATGTCTGGTATGACTATGGCATCGCCAGAGGTGGTGACATCTTCAACCTCGCAGGGGAGTTCATCAACAGCAATGAGTTTGTGGCACAAGCCAAGTTCATATCTGAAACGCTTGGTGGCAGTTTCCCGACATCGTTTCAGCATTATCAAAGAACAGAAGAAAAGGCTGTGAAGGCGAAAGGCAATCCCTTTAGTGATATTGTGGAAAAGGCATTGAGCCATCCTGCACTTCGGCAATACTTGCGTGAGCGTGGCATATCGGCTGACGTGGCGAGCCGTTTCTGCTGTCAGGTGGAATACCGATACAATGGCAAACAGTTCTTTGCTGTCGGTTTCAAGAACAACAGCGATGGCTACGAGATACGCAACCGCTTCTTCAAAGGTTGCGTGTCGCCAAAGGACGTCACTCTCATTGGCAGGAACAGCAACGTCTGCCATCTGTACGAGGGTTTTATGGATTTCCTCTCTGCCGTCATGCTCGGTATAGGTCGTGGTGAGGATCATATTATCCTCAATTCGGTGGCTAATATGCAAAAGGTGCATCATCTTTTAGATGGCTATGCACAAGTGTATTGTCACTTGGACAATGACGAAGCTGGCGAGAATGCCTGTGTCGAACTGCAAAAGCGATATGGCGATAAGTTCATTGACCATTCGCATCTATACACAGGTTACAAGGACTTGAACGAGTACCTGATGAGCCATAAGACAAGAAAGTAA
- a CDS encoding DUF3872 domain-containing protein, which translates to MKTMKKNNKIKKSVSVLAFLFVCAVSVILSSCSDELDIQQSYPFKVETMPVPKDIVRGQTVEIRCELKAEGKFDGTIYTIRYFQHDGKGSLRMENGTVFQPNDRYLLENEKFRLYYTSASTETQTLTVVVEDNFGKSYEVEFNFNDTDEEEEFARSANKLGSV; encoded by the coding sequence ATCAAGACAATGAAGAAGAACAATAAAATCAAGAAATCAGTGAGCGTATTGGCATTCCTTTTCGTGTGTGCCGTGTCGGTAATCCTTTCATCGTGCAGCGATGAGCTGGACATTCAGCAGTCGTATCCTTTCAAGGTGGAGACGATGCCTGTGCCAAAGGACATTGTGCGTGGACAGACCGTTGAAATCCGCTGCGAGTTGAAGGCGGAGGGAAAGTTTGACGGCACCATCTATACCATCCGCTATTTTCAGCATGACGGAAAAGGCTCGTTGAGAATGGAGAACGGAACGGTGTTCCAACCAAACGACCGCTATCTGTTGGAGAACGAGAAGTTCCGTCTTTACTATACCTCGGCAAGCACGGAGACACAGACGCTGACAGTGGTGGTGGAGGACAACTTCGGCAAGTCATACGAAGTGGAGTTCAACTTCAACGATACTGATGAGGAGGAAGAGTTTGCGAGAAGTGCCAACAAACTCGGTAGCGTATGA
- a CDS encoding lysozyme produces the protein MRLMILLALLLVSGSLSAQTQGAIKRVRHVSRFELAVACIKKYEGLHGPKHHPYVGYGHKLLPGERFSPRMTERQADALLRSDLRKLCAMFRDFGRDSLLLAALAYNVGCGKVMKSRMYAKMRSGNRNIYRDYVDFKRWNGKIVPSIERRRKMEYLLLFTP, from the coding sequence ATGAGGTTGATGATATTGTTAGCCTTGCTTCTTGTATCGGGCAGCTTGTCTGCCCAGACGCAAGGGGCGATAAAGCGAGTTCGTCATGTGTCACGTTTTGAGTTGGCTGTCGCCTGCATCAAGAAGTACGAGGGTCTGCACGGACCGAAGCATCATCCTTATGTCGGATATGGGCACAAGCTGTTGCCTGGCGAGCGGTTTTCTCCAAGAATGACGGAACGGCAAGCCGATGCATTGCTGCGCTCTGACCTCAGAAAGCTCTGCGCCATGTTTCGTGACTTCGGTCGTGACTCGCTGCTCTTGGCTGCACTTGCCTACAATGTGGGATGTGGAAAGGTGATGAAAAGCCGGATGTATGCCAAGATGCGAAGTGGCAACAGAAACATCTATCGTGACTATGTGGACTTCAAAAGGTGGAACGGAAAGATAGTGCCTTCCATCGAGCGAAGAAGAAAAATGGAGTATCTGCTCTTGTTTACTCCATAG
- a CDS encoding PcfJ domain-containing protein, with product MKPRTKYQKQVVTSNKGLRPIKGAQMQWAFRECLDHYAFQLKHGQTTCMDCGHTWTTDEDADKCVCPKCKAKLEVQRTKRQKAMSSTYFSVLTERKELQLMRAFQMKAYYRKGQKADIYCWEVARYWMNEKGKVEVMARKRTMGIYMDTFCYDSDIELRKDNTTYQHIASFPVCPDMKVIPQIWRNGFDGAFHGIEPLTLFKAMLTDHRIETMMKQCRYGHVRHFIDHPRHLETCWNAYKIANRNHYLITDIGKWADYICMLVEMGKDIRSPHYICPDNLEAEHDRISEKIRAKKEKERTEEEIRKALKNEDKFKEMKSRFFGLMFTDGNIVVRMLESVREHVLEGKAMHHCVGSGTNYSLNPDCIIFSARIAEQRVETVEFSLEQMKVVQCHGLQNKDTEHHADIINLVNSNARLIEQRMVATT from the coding sequence ATGAAACCAAGAACGAAATATCAGAAGCAAGTCGTAACCTCAAACAAGGGGTTACGACCTATCAAGGGAGCGCAAATGCAATGGGCATTCCGTGAATGCCTTGACCACTATGCCTTTCAGTTGAAACACGGACAGACCACCTGCATGGACTGCGGACACACTTGGACTACGGACGAGGATGCGGACAAATGTGTCTGCCCGAAGTGTAAGGCAAAGTTGGAAGTGCAGCGCACCAAGCGACAGAAGGCAATGTCTTCTACCTATTTCAGTGTACTCACCGAGCGCAAGGAACTGCAACTTATGCGAGCATTTCAGATGAAAGCCTATTACCGCAAGGGACAAAAGGCAGACATTTATTGTTGGGAGGTGGCACGCTATTGGATGAACGAGAAAGGCAAGGTGGAGGTTATGGCACGCAAGCGCACAATGGGTATCTATATGGACACGTTCTGCTACGACTCCGACATTGAACTGCGCAAGGACAACACCACCTATCAGCATATTGCTTCATTTCCGGTCTGCCCCGATATGAAAGTCATTCCTCAGATATGGCGCAACGGCTTTGACGGAGCGTTTCACGGCATCGAACCGCTTACATTGTTCAAGGCGATGCTGACAGACCACCGCATCGAAACAATGATGAAGCAATGTCGTTACGGACACGTCCGCCACTTCATAGACCACCCACGGCACTTGGAAACTTGTTGGAATGCCTACAAGATAGCCAACCGCAACCATTACCTTATTACAGACATCGGCAAATGGGCGGACTACATCTGTATGTTGGTAGAAATGGGCAAGGACATCAGAAGTCCACATTACATTTGCCCCGACAACCTTGAAGCCGAGCACGACAGAATATCCGAGAAAATCAGAGCAAAGAAAGAAAAGGAGCGTACCGAGGAGGAGATACGCAAGGCATTGAAGAACGAGGACAAGTTCAAGGAAATGAAGAGCCGTTTCTTCGGTTTGATGTTCACGGACGGCAATATCGTGGTGAGAATGCTTGAAAGCGTCAGGGAGCACGTTCTTGAGGGCAAGGCGATGCATCATTGCGTAGGCAGCGGTACAAACTATTCACTCAATCCCGACTGCATCATCTTCTCTGCAAGAATAGCCGAACAAAGGGTTGAGACCGTGGAGTTTTCACTCGAACAGATGAAAGTCGTACAATGCCACGGACTACAGAATAAGGATACCGAGCACCATGCTGACATCATCAACTTGGTGAACAGCAATGCAAGACTTATAGAGCAGCGTATGGTTGCAACGACATGA
- a CDS encoding PcfK-like family protein has translation MNTTEYFKRTIQSYLEERAMEDELFAAKYDNPDKNIDDCVTYILNWVQKSGCNGFCDDEIYGQAIHYYEEKDIEVGKPLNCQVSVNHHIELTEEEKAQARQEAIRQYQQEQMNKMRNRDTAKRTSQRTETEVHQPSLFDTL, from the coding sequence ATGAACACTACAGAATATTTCAAGAGAACCATACAATCCTATTTGGAGGAGCGTGCTATGGAGGACGAACTCTTTGCAGCCAAGTATGACAACCCCGACAAGAACATAGACGATTGCGTCACCTATATCCTTAATTGGGTACAGAAGAGCGGTTGCAACGGCTTTTGCGATGACGAGATATATGGGCAAGCCATCCACTACTACGAGGAGAAGGACATCGAGGTAGGAAAACCATTGAACTGCCAAGTGTCTGTTAACCACCACATCGAACTCACAGAGGAGGAGAAGGCACAGGCAAGACAGGAAGCCATCCGCCAATATCAGCAAGAGCAGATGAACAAGATGCGTAACAGAGATACCGCCAAGCGCACCTCACAGAGAACGGAAACAGAAGTACACCAACCATCATTATTCGACACGTTATGA
- a CDS encoding DUF6926 domain-containing protein: MNRSIEAIPTWALCYIINGDASGLTDEEIRMVDEAMRKNNIEIVSPRYNEDMCTEPYFSHYPFFGLPTEVEDCDIIYHE; encoded by the coding sequence ATGAACAGAAGCATTGAAGCGATACCTACATGGGCACTCTGCTACATCATCAATGGCGATGCAAGCGGACTGACAGACGAGGAAATCCGTATGGTGGACGAAGCCATGCGCAAGAACAATATTGAGATAGTAAGTCCAAGATACAACGAGGACATGTGCACAGAACCTTACTTCAGCCATTATCCGTTCTTCGGACTGCCTACAGAAGTTGAGGACTGCGACATCATCTATCACGAGTAA
- a CDS encoding VapE domain-containing protein — protein sequence MKFTITHRNKKNQLLVSTKSLERFLGRIVNDDARNTVENFREYVPYLTNGYDGYKDMPTWMHVHPAAEFQKSENGLLKMKKNNGVLLLTFVDINEDGGMDAIKQKVASLPSTLAAFVGADGISLHVLAKYALAKGTLPDEEVAADRIYKQAFLTFAPLYQVLVKAKMQMPEPSIFSDFLMTRDSFPYYREDALPLTLNEVFHGAEKPVESVDEKEAGHSSGGVDNDSKELSDNILSMIGFLCKKYDFRYNSVMKCTEYRSKEKDYWGYQPVDARVQKRMTLEVQLANIRVSIKDVRNYLESDLLSTYNPVENFLFKCEGKWDGKDHIRALARTVPTDNPYWEDWFYTWFLAMVDQWRAYSHRKYGNSVAPLLISKQGYNKSTFCRSLVPPELQWGYNDNLVLSEKRQVLQAMCQSLVINLDEFNQISPQVQQGFLKNIIQLPSVKIKPPYGSHVQEFPRMASFIATSNMEDILSDPSGNRRFLGVELTGPIDVSQRPNYEQLYAQALSALRAGEKTYFDAEQTRLIMANNRKFEVVSPVDQYFDLYFDLIDNAEQGEYLTAAEIFQELKSHIGSSLKLNSLIAFGRKLSQMPTIHRKRFNDGMRYLVVRKS from the coding sequence ATGAAATTTACCATAACACATAGAAATAAAAAGAACCAACTCCTGGTAAGTACCAAGAGTCTGGAACGTTTTCTGGGGCGCATTGTAAACGATGACGCCAGGAATACCGTGGAGAACTTCCGTGAATATGTACCTTATCTCACGAATGGTTATGATGGGTATAAGGATATGCCAACCTGGATGCATGTTCACCCTGCGGCAGAATTTCAGAAATCGGAGAATGGACTCCTGAAGATGAAGAAAAACAACGGCGTTCTGCTGCTTACGTTTGTTGATATAAATGAGGATGGAGGTATGGATGCCATCAAGCAGAAAGTAGCCAGTCTGCCTTCTACTCTTGCAGCCTTTGTGGGAGCCGATGGCATCAGTCTGCATGTTCTGGCGAAATATGCGCTGGCAAAGGGGACGTTACCTGATGAGGAGGTTGCAGCCGACAGGATTTACAAGCAGGCCTTCCTGACCTTTGCTCCGCTTTATCAGGTGCTGGTAAAGGCAAAGATGCAGATGCCCGAGCCTTCTATCTTTTCCGATTTCCTGATGACAAGAGATTCTTTTCCTTATTATCGTGAAGATGCCTTGCCCCTGACGTTGAATGAAGTCTTTCATGGCGCAGAAAAACCGGTGGAGAGCGTTGATGAGAAGGAGGCTGGCCACTCTTCCGGAGGTGTGGATAACGACAGTAAGGAGTTGAGTGACAATATCTTGAGTATGATAGGATTTCTGTGTAAGAAATATGATTTCCGTTATAATTCGGTGATGAAATGCACAGAATATAGGTCGAAGGAAAAAGATTATTGGGGTTATCAGCCTGTGGATGCCCGTGTGCAGAAGCGCATGACGCTGGAGGTACAACTCGCCAACATCCGTGTGAGTATCAAGGATGTGCGCAATTATCTGGAGTCGGATCTTCTTTCTACCTATAATCCTGTAGAAAACTTCCTGTTCAAGTGCGAGGGGAAGTGGGATGGCAAGGATCATATCCGTGCCTTGGCGCGCACGGTGCCTACGGATAATCCTTATTGGGAGGATTGGTTCTATACCTGGTTCCTGGCGATGGTTGACCAGTGGCGTGCTTACAGTCATCGCAAATACGGCAACTCTGTGGCACCACTTCTCATCTCCAAGCAGGGTTACAACAAGAGTACTTTCTGCCGGTCTCTGGTTCCGCCGGAGTTGCAATGGGGGTATAATGATAATCTCGTATTGTCAGAGAAACGGCAGGTGCTTCAGGCGATGTGCCAGTCGCTGGTCATCAATCTGGATGAGTTCAACCAGATTTCTCCTCAGGTGCAGCAGGGATTCCTGAAGAACATCATCCAGTTGCCGAGTGTCAAGATAAAGCCTCCGTATGGCAGTCATGTTCAGGAATTTCCGAGAATGGCATCTTTTATCGCCACGAGCAATATGGAGGATATCCTCTCCGATCCTTCCGGTAATCGCCGGTTTCTGGGTGTAGAGCTCACGGGACCTATCGATGTGAGCCAGCGTCCGAATTATGAACAGCTCTATGCGCAGGCGCTTTCTGCATTACGGGCAGGCGAGAAGACTTATTTTGATGCGGAGCAGACCCGACTGATCATGGCGAACAACAGGAAGTTTGAGGTGGTTTCTCCGGTAGACCAGTATTTCGATCTCTATTTCGACCTGATCGATAATGCCGAACAGGGCGAGTATCTTACGGCAGCCGAGATTTTCCAGGAGCTGAAGAGTCACATCGGTTCATCGTTGAAGTTGAACAGTCTCATAGCCTTCGGCCGCAAGCTTTCTCAGATGCCAACCATCCATCGCAAGCGTTTCAACGACGGAATGCGGTATCTGGTAGTGAGAAAATCGTGA